In Thermodesulfovibrio thiophilus DSM 17215, the genomic window ATCTCCTGGTAGAACTCCAAGTAGATTGGCAAGCTCTTTTCCAATGATTATCCATGGTAGGTCTGTATAATTCTGATGTTTGTATTTGATATGCTGGAATATCTCTGTTGTTTGTCTGTCATACTCAGGGATAATGCCTCTGATATACAGTCCGTGAGCTCTTTTACCTGAAGAAACCAGAACCTGTCCCATTACAAAGGGAGAGTACGCTTTAATCTCATCTTTGTTTGATAATAATTCCATCAAACTTCTGTAATCACTTATTCCTCCAGAATAGCTCAGAACAACAGCATGTGCCTGTGTACCAAGTATTTTTTTCTGTAAATCCTCATGAAAACCACTTACAACAGATATAACAACTATTAAAGCCATAACACCAAGCGCAACACCACTTATAGAAATTACAGTGCCAAAAGAAAGTCCTTTTTTTCGACTTTTTAGATATCGTAAGGCAATAAAAAAAGGAAGTCTCATTTTGTTTCTGGTCTTAAAAGAGGAAAAAGTATAACATCTCTTATTGAATGAGTGTTTGTTAATATCATCACAAGTCTGTCTATTCCAATACCTTCACCAGCTGCAGGAGGCATCCCGACTTCAAGAGCTCTTACAAAATCTTCATCCATTTCTGGAGCTTCTTCATCACCCTGAAGTCTCTCCTCAAGTTGACGGAGAAATCTCTCTTTCTGATCAATAGGGTCATTCAGTTCTGAAAAAGCATTAGCTATCTCTCTTCCAGCAATAAAAAGTTCAAATCTTTCAACAAGTTCAGGATCGTCTTTCTTTCTTTTTGCAAGAGGAGAAAGCTCGACAGGATAATCAATAATAAATGTGGGCTGTATAAGCTCTGGTTCAACTATTTCTTTGAATATCTCATCAAGAATTTTAGTAAGACTGCTATCTTTAGGAATCTCTATTCCCTTTTGTTTAGCCCATTGTGAAGCCAGATTGTGATTCTTCATAATTTCTTCAGGCACTCCCTTTTCTTTCAAAGCATCATACATAGATACTCTTTTGTATGGAGGGGTTAAATCAATCATATAATCTCCATACTCTATCTGAAGGCTTCCGCAGACTTTTGAAGCAACATAACCGAAAAGCTTTTCTGTAAAATCCATAAGCCAGTGATAATTTTTGTAGGCAACATAAAACTCTATCATTGTAAATTCTGGATTATGCTTTGTTGATATTCCTTCATTACGAAAATTCTTCCCAATTTCAAATACCTTTTCAAAGCCACCAATAAGAAGTCTTTTTAAA contains:
- the lysS gene encoding lysine--tRNA ligase; amino-acid sequence: MQETPLTELIQQRTKKLENLRSVGIEPYNGDFQPSDSTEEIIQKYGELDKEHLENTNINVSIAGRVILLRDFGKASFAHIQDSRGRIQIYLRKDILGEKFTLIKNLDIGDIIGVKGRLFRTRTNELTVEVNDVVFLSKSLRPLPEKWHGLKDIEARYRQRYVDLIVNPSVKEIFIKRQQIIKYMREFLENEGFLEVETPMMHTIAGGARAKPFKTYHEALDMELYLRIAPELYLKRLLIGGFEKVFEIGKNFRNEGISTKHNPEFTMIEFYVAYKNYHWLMDFTEKLFGYVASKVCGSLQIEYGDYMIDLTPPYKRVSMYDALKEKGVPEEIMKNHNLASQWAKQKGIEIPKDSSLTKILDEIFKEIVEPELIQPTFIIDYPVELSPLAKRKKDDPELVERFELFIAGREIANAFSELNDPIDQKERFLRQLEERLQGDEEAPEMDEDFVRALEVGMPPAAGEGIGIDRLVMILTNTHSIRDVILFPLLRPETK